A section of the Ogataea parapolymorpha DL-1 chromosome II, whole genome shotgun sequence genome encodes:
- a CDS encoding Thioredoxin reductase 1: MVHNKVTIIGSGPAAHTAAIYLARAEMKPVLYEGMMANGIAAGGQLTTTTDIENFPGFPEGINGSKLMEQMRAQSERFGTEIITETISKVDFSSRPFKLWTEFNEDAEPITTDAVVIATGASAKRLHLPGEETYWQQGISACAVCDGAVPIFRNKPLAVVGGGDSACEEALFLTKYGSKVYLLVRKDHLRASTIMQKRVQNNEKLEILFNTVSLEAVGDGKLLNGLKIKNVKTNEESTLAVNGLFYAIGHTPATKIFENQLDTDETGYIKTKPGTAQTSIPGVFAAGDVQDKVYRQAITSAGTGCMAALEAEHFLSSLE; the protein is encoded by the coding sequence ATCTATCTAGCTCGTGCAGAAATGAAGCCGGTGTTGTACGAAGGTATGATGGCCAACGGtatcgctgctggaggacaACTGACCACCACCACCGACATTGAGAATTTCCCAGGATTTCCAGAGGGCATCAATGGCAGCAAGCTGATGGAGCAAATGAGAGCTCAGTCGGAGAGATTCGGCACCGAAATCATTACAGAGACCATTTCCAAGGTTGACTTCTCTTCGAGGCCGTTCAAACTGTGGACCGAGTTCAACGAGGACGCTGAGCCAATCACCACCGACGCCGTTGTGATTGCCACCGGTGCCTCTGCCAAGAGACTCCATCTGCCAGGAGAAGAGACCTACTGGCAACAGGGTATCTCTGCCTGTGCTGTTTGCGACGGTGCAGTTCCTAtcttcagaaacaagccTTTGGCTGTTGTTGGAGGTGGAGACTCTGCCTGTGAGGAGGCATTGTTCTTGACCAAGTACGGGTCCAAGGTGTACCTGCTTGTGAGAAAGGACCACTTGAGAGCTTCGACGATCATGCAGAAGCGTGTGCAGAACAacgaaaagctcgaaatCCTGTTCAACACCGTTTCGCTCGAGGCTGTGGGAGACGGCAAGCTTTTGAACGGTCTTAAGATCAAGAATGTCAAGACTAACGAGGAGTCCACTCTGGCTGTGAACGGTCTGTTCTACGCTATCGGACACACTCCAGCCACCAAGATTTTTGAGAACCAGCTTGACACCGATGAGACCGGATACATTAAGACCAAGCCGGGAACTGCCCAGACATCCATCCCTGGTGTCTTTGCCGCTGGTGATGTCCAAGATAAAGTTTACAGACAGGCCATCACCTCTGCAGGAACCGGCTGCATGGCTGCTCTCGAAGCCGAGCACTTCCTTTCTTCGCTGGAATGA
- a CDS encoding GTPase: MAERSLKVVLLGDQGVGKTSIRAQFVQRYFASSYRATIGANFLSHAVKTRAGDQLQLQIWDTAGQERFNAMTRAFYRGAEIAILVYDVTNAQSFYSLRRWLDKILEHCNNPRLRILIVGNKTDQHALQQISRRQAVEFAQSLPAGLIGDVKTDVLETSARRYQDVERVFQQCAEIGHEILLHFEPIDFAFDQIDLALPRKKYSCC; this comes from the coding sequence ATGGCCGAAAGGTCTCTCAAGGTGGTTCTTCTAGGAGACCAAGGCGTTGGCAAGACGTCTATCCGCGCGCAGTTTGTGCAGCGGTATTTTGCTAGCAGCTACCGGGCCACTATTGGTGCGAATTTCCTGTCGCATGCCGTCAAAACCAGGGCTGGAGACCAGCTGCAGTTGCAGATCTGGGACACGGCGGGACAAGAAAGGTTCAACGCCATGACGCGAGCGTTCTACCGCGGCGCTGAAATCGCTATTTTGGTCTACGACGTGACCAACGCGCAGTCTTTTTACAGTCTTCGGCGGTGGCTCGACAAGATCCTGGAGCATTGCAACAACCCGCGGCTCCGGATTCTGATCGTGGGCAACAAGACCGACCAGCACGCTCTGCAGCAGATCTCGCGACGGCAGGCTGTAGAGTTTGCACAGAGTCTGCCGGCAGGACTAATCGGCGACGTGAAAACGGACGTTTTAGAGACATCGGCGCGCCGATACCAGGACGTGGAGCGTGTATTCCAGCAGTGCGCGGAAATCGGCCACGAGATCCTGCTGCACTTCGAGCCGATTGATTTTGCGTTCGACCAGATCGATCTGGCACTgcccagaaaaaaatactccTGCTGCTAG